Proteins co-encoded in one Synechococcus elongatus PCC 6301 genomic window:
- a CDS encoding MGH1-like glycoside hydrolase domain-containing protein, which translates to MNPEQQRIQQSVEPNSPWRQWGPYLSERQWGTVREDYSAGGDAWDYFPHDHARSRAYRWGEDGLGGFCDRQANICFALAFWNGNDPILKERLFGLTNSEGNHGEDVKEYYFYVDNTPTHSYMRWRYKYPQAAYPYETLVTVNGQRSKFEPEYELLDTGIFDSGYFDIEAEYAKATPSDLGIRLQITNRGLQTAPIAVLPTLWLRNTWTWTGEVPAGRLTQVDDQAIKLSHRDYGDRWLYCDRVNGAELELLFTDNETNFARLFGSTNPSPYVKDAFHQYLIEGDREAVNPVQTGTKAAACYRLEIPAGQTVTLQLRFCDRPQTAAFDTDFADSFSQRQQEADDFYQTLFPKLGDGDRLIQRQALAALLWSKQVYLYEVQTWLQGDAGQPPPPSPRSKGRNTNWRMFSANEVILMPDKWEYPWFAAWDWAFHCVVMALIDPEFAKQQLRLLLSDNYVSPKGQIPAYEWAFGDVNPPVQAWAAWKIYQSEKVRTGEGDREFLQQIFQRLLPNYYWWLNREDRDDKSLFQGGFLGLDNITIFNRSAPLPTGGYLEQSDGTAWMGLFSLNMLAIALELNQQGTIYDHAISSFVRQFLNIAQAMNQMGDDNLALWDETHGFYFSALRLPDDSEEQLQVYSLVGLAPMLAVLTLEPKFVHDLSDIQEVMDWAAKHHPELINNVVCTTTECSEQRHLLAIASPDQLRRLLQRLLNEDEFLSPYGIRSISKAHAQDPFVLHYQGNSFGVDYEPGESTSATFGGNSNWRGPIWFPMNYLLIEALQRYYHYLGDEFQVECPTGSGQLMTLKQVAQELSQRLVNIFRTQPDGSRPTYGDIERFQIDPHWRDLLLFHEYFHGDTGKGLGASQQTGWTALVAQLIQELNDETFYDSLGLMPSF; encoded by the coding sequence ATGAATCCTGAACAACAGCGAATTCAGCAGAGCGTGGAACCCAATTCGCCTTGGCGACAATGGGGACCCTATCTGAGTGAGCGGCAGTGGGGCACGGTGCGCGAAGACTACAGTGCTGGCGGCGATGCTTGGGATTATTTCCCCCATGATCATGCGCGATCGCGGGCTTATCGCTGGGGGGAAGATGGGCTGGGTGGTTTTTGCGATCGCCAAGCCAATATCTGCTTTGCGCTGGCCTTTTGGAATGGCAACGATCCCATTCTGAAAGAGCGGCTGTTTGGCTTGACAAATTCTGAGGGAAACCACGGGGAAGACGTCAAAGAATACTACTTTTACGTCGACAACACCCCTACCCACAGCTACATGCGCTGGCGGTATAAATATCCCCAAGCGGCCTACCCCTACGAGACACTTGTCACGGTCAATGGGCAGCGATCAAAGTTCGAGCCGGAGTATGAGCTGCTCGATACCGGCATTTTTGACAGCGGCTATTTCGATATCGAAGCGGAATATGCCAAAGCAACGCCATCTGACCTTGGCATTCGCCTCCAGATCACCAATCGCGGACTGCAAACTGCCCCGATCGCGGTGCTACCGACATTATGGCTGCGTAATACCTGGACTTGGACAGGGGAGGTGCCTGCCGGCAGGCTCACACAAGTTGATGACCAAGCGATCAAACTGAGCCACCGCGATTACGGCGATCGCTGGCTTTACTGCGATCGGGTAAATGGTGCCGAGCTAGAGCTGCTGTTTACCGACAACGAAACGAACTTTGCACGACTGTTTGGCAGCACTAATCCGTCGCCTTACGTCAAGGATGCGTTTCATCAATACCTAATCGAAGGCGATCGCGAGGCAGTCAATCCGGTGCAGACCGGCACGAAAGCGGCGGCTTGCTATCGCTTAGAAATCCCAGCCGGCCAAACCGTCACGCTCCAACTTCGCTTTTGCGATCGCCCCCAGACTGCTGCTTTTGACACCGATTTTGCTGACAGCTTCAGCCAACGGCAGCAGGAAGCCGACGACTTTTACCAAACGCTCTTTCCTAAACTGGGCGACGGCGATCGCCTAATTCAGCGCCAAGCTTTAGCTGCTTTGCTCTGGAGTAAGCAGGTCTATCTCTACGAAGTGCAGACTTGGCTGCAGGGTGATGCAGGACAACCACCGCCACCAAGTCCCCGGAGCAAGGGCCGCAATACCAATTGGCGCATGTTCTCTGCCAACGAGGTCATCCTCATGCCTGACAAGTGGGAATACCCTTGGTTTGCGGCTTGGGACTGGGCCTTTCACTGCGTCGTGATGGCACTCATCGATCCTGAGTTTGCCAAACAGCAGCTACGCCTGTTGCTAAGCGATAACTACGTCAGTCCTAAGGGTCAGATTCCGGCCTATGAGTGGGCCTTTGGTGATGTCAATCCGCCTGTTCAGGCTTGGGCCGCTTGGAAGATTTACCAATCAGAAAAGGTTAGAACTGGCGAGGGCGATCGCGAATTTCTACAGCAGATATTCCAGCGCCTGTTACCGAATTACTACTGGTGGCTGAACCGAGAAGACCGTGACGATAAGAGCCTATTCCAAGGCGGTTTTCTAGGACTGGATAACATCACAATTTTCAATCGCAGCGCTCCTCTCCCAACGGGCGGCTACCTTGAACAGTCCGATGGCACCGCTTGGATGGGACTGTTTTCGCTCAATATGCTGGCGATCGCCCTGGAGCTGAATCAGCAAGGCACGATTTACGACCACGCGATCAGCAGCTTTGTGCGGCAGTTCCTCAACATTGCCCAGGCGATGAATCAAATGGGTGATGACAATCTGGCGTTGTGGGACGAGACACACGGCTTCTACTTCAGTGCCCTCCGGCTCCCTGATGACAGTGAGGAGCAGCTACAGGTCTACTCCTTGGTGGGATTAGCGCCAATGCTGGCCGTGCTGACGCTGGAGCCTAAATTTGTCCATGACTTGTCTGACATTCAAGAGGTGATGGACTGGGCCGCCAAGCATCACCCGGAACTGATCAACAACGTTGTCTGCACAACAACGGAATGCAGCGAACAACGCCATCTTCTCGCGATCGCTAGTCCTGATCAGCTGCGGCGGTTACTGCAGCGACTACTCAATGAGGACGAATTTCTGTCGCCCTACGGCATTCGCTCGATCTCGAAGGCCCATGCTCAAGACCCCTTCGTTCTTCACTATCAAGGCAACAGCTTCGGGGTGGACTACGAGCCGGGAGAATCGACCAGCGCCACCTTTGGCGGCAATTCCAACTGGCGCGGCCCGATCTGGTTCCCTATGAACTATCTCTTGATCGAAGCGCTACAGCGCTACTACCACTACCTCGGCGACGAGTTCCAGGTTGAATGTCCCACTGGCTCAGGACAACTGATGACACTCAAACAGGTCGCCCAAGAACTGTCGCAACGGCTGGTCAACATCTTCCGCACGCAACCTGATGGTTCTCGACCCACTTACGGCGACATCGAACGCTTCCAGATCGATCCCCACTGGCGTGATCTGCTGCTGTTCCATGAATACTTCCACGGTGATACCGGCAAAGGTCTGGGCGCGAGTCAGCAAACTGGCTGGACTGCCTTGGTTGCCCAGTTGATTCAAGAACTAAACGACGAGACTTTCTACGACTCTCTGGGCTTGATGCCATCGTTTTAG
- a CDS encoding amylo-alpha-1,6-glucosidase, translating to MTITFGREICSDLAIAQQREWLVTNGIGGYASGTVAGLPTRSYHGLLVAALKPPLDRTLLVTHLDEQVDYGKLSLPLSTTRWVDGTVAPRGYEQIEQFGLEGTIPVWQFAIADARLEKRIWMEPGANTTLISYRFERGSLPLQLTVKGLVNYRGYHSRTQAGDWRMDVQPVDRGLKVTAFPEATPFYLFATWGKWAIAPEWYRDFELAVEAERGLDDRDDNLRVGSLTVTLNPGETLCLIASTEASPDLDAAASLQRYQDRTQAKLQQWQAANPTLADQAPDWVRQLVLAADQFIVDRPLPNHPQGKSILAGYHWFADWGRDTMISLPGLTLATGWPDLAREILLTFAQFVSQGMLPNRFPDDGNPLTDADYNTVDATLWYVEAVRQYLDCSGDKTLLAEIFPVLQNIIGWHQRGTRFNIHLDPQDGLLTAGAAGVQLTWMDAKVGDWVVTPRIGKPVEINALWYAALRSLAHFARCLGQPSTDYDQLAEATLQGFQRFWQADRGYCFDVLDSPTGSDASLRPNQLLAISLGCDRDQPALLTPDQQQQVVTLCGQQLLTSFGLRSLDPRHPQYQGHYGGDQTQRDAAYHQGTVWARLLGSFAIAHYAAFGDRALAAQVLQPIAHHLQTAGLGTISEIFDGDAPFLPRGCIAQAWSVGEILRAWTVIHQTAVSPDPAAIALT from the coding sequence ATGACCATTACTTTCGGCCGAGAGATTTGTAGTGATCTCGCGATCGCCCAGCAGCGCGAATGGCTGGTCACTAACGGAATTGGTGGTTACGCCTCAGGCACGGTCGCTGGACTTCCGACTCGCAGCTACCACGGACTTTTAGTAGCAGCGCTGAAGCCACCCCTCGATCGCACCTTGCTAGTCACACATCTCGATGAGCAAGTCGACTATGGCAAGCTATCGCTGCCTTTGAGTACGACCCGCTGGGTTGACGGCACCGTTGCTCCTCGAGGCTACGAGCAGATTGAGCAGTTTGGGTTGGAGGGCACCATACCGGTCTGGCAATTTGCGATCGCCGATGCCCGACTAGAAAAGCGAATCTGGATGGAGCCGGGCGCCAACACCACCCTTATTTCCTATCGTTTTGAACGGGGCAGTCTGCCGCTGCAGCTTACCGTTAAGGGGCTGGTCAACTATCGCGGTTACCACAGTCGCACCCAGGCGGGCGATTGGCGCATGGATGTGCAGCCCGTCGATCGCGGCTTGAAGGTAACAGCTTTTCCAGAAGCGACTCCTTTCTATTTGTTCGCAACTTGGGGCAAGTGGGCGATCGCCCCTGAGTGGTATCGCGACTTTGAGCTGGCAGTTGAGGCCGAACGAGGACTGGACGATCGCGATGACAACCTGAGGGTGGGTTCGCTGACGGTGACGCTCAATCCCGGTGAGACGCTTTGCCTTATTGCCAGTACTGAAGCCAGCCCGGATCTGGATGCGGCGGCTTCCCTCCAGCGCTACCAAGATCGGACGCAAGCCAAGCTCCAACAATGGCAGGCAGCGAATCCGACCTTGGCGGATCAAGCCCCTGATTGGGTGCGGCAACTGGTGTTGGCGGCAGATCAGTTCATTGTCGATCGTCCGCTGCCCAATCATCCCCAGGGCAAAAGCATTCTCGCGGGTTACCACTGGTTCGCCGACTGGGGTCGAGACACGATGATCAGCCTACCGGGGTTGACGCTAGCGACAGGTTGGCCCGATCTCGCCCGAGAAATTCTGCTCACGTTCGCCCAGTTTGTTAGTCAGGGAATGTTGCCTAATCGCTTCCCTGACGATGGCAATCCCCTCACCGATGCCGACTACAACACGGTGGATGCCACCCTTTGGTATGTGGAAGCTGTCCGTCAATACCTCGATTGCAGTGGGGATAAGACGCTACTGGCCGAGATTTTTCCAGTGCTGCAGAACATCATTGGCTGGCATCAACGGGGCACCCGCTTCAATATTCACCTTGATCCTCAAGATGGTCTGCTGACTGCGGGAGCAGCAGGTGTGCAGCTCACTTGGATGGATGCCAAAGTTGGCGACTGGGTAGTGACGCCTCGCATTGGTAAGCCAGTCGAGATCAATGCCCTTTGGTATGCCGCCCTGCGATCGCTGGCTCACTTTGCTCGGTGTTTAGGGCAGCCCAGCACTGACTACGACCAACTGGCAGAAGCGACCTTGCAGGGATTTCAGCGGTTTTGGCAAGCAGATCGGGGCTACTGTTTCGATGTACTCGACAGCCCCACGGGGTCAGATGCTAGCCTACGCCCCAATCAACTGCTAGCAATTTCCCTCGGTTGCGATCGCGATCAGCCGGCACTACTCACGCCTGACCAGCAACAACAGGTGGTGACCCTCTGCGGTCAGCAGTTATTAACGTCTTTTGGACTGCGGAGTCTCGATCCTCGTCATCCGCAATATCAGGGGCACTACGGCGGCGACCAAACCCAGCGCGATGCGGCTTATCACCAAGGCACCGTTTGGGCTCGGCTCTTGGGCTCTTTTGCGATCGCCCACTATGCCGCCTTTGGCGATCGCGCCTTGGCAGCTCAGGTTTTGCAACCGATCGCCCATCACTTGCAAACTGCAGGGCTGGGAACGATTAGCGAAATCTTTGATGGCGATGCACCCTTTCTCCCGCGCGGCTGCATTGCCCAAGCTTGGTCCGTGGGTGAAATTCTGCGCGCTTGGACAGTGATTCACCAGACGGCAGTGTCCCCTGATCCTGCTGCGATCGCTCTGACCTGA
- the clcA gene encoding H(+)/Cl(-) exchange transporter ClcA has product MTPDSHSFVSSLLASRMRFRRFLEASEGLNLVLLWAAIAGLMVGLVGGAFRWLTSATLNGRVRWLASLPQGPELVASVLLSSGMVALGFYLMRRFAPDTSGSGIPQIEGWLAGFFSLFWWRVLPVKFLAGILTLGSGMVMGREGPTIQMGGAIGQMVSDWFRASTEQARVLVAASAGAGLATAFNAPLAGIVFVFEEMRPTFQNRLRAYQAVTIACITATIGLQLLLGKGPTIELAQFGAPPLSSLWVFVLLGLACGAIGYSFNRLLVWSLNCFATLHGLPLRLTGLGVGGFIGLVSWLYPPATNSGENLVLWAFDTVEPIHTLLLLCSLRFALTLLCYGSGAPGGIFAPLLSIATLFSLGLGQLTIDWLPGLLLPPEVLAIAGMGAFVAATIQSPLTAILLTTEITSNYQLILPIMVSCSAATLIAHGLGSRPIYTVLLERQLAKAGIAVPTPKAQNGAIDL; this is encoded by the coding sequence ATGACCCCAGACTCCCACAGCTTTGTCTCCTCGCTCCTCGCATCACGGATGCGATTCCGACGCTTTCTCGAAGCCTCTGAGGGACTTAATCTGGTGCTGCTTTGGGCCGCGATCGCGGGGTTGATGGTCGGGCTGGTGGGTGGCGCTTTTCGTTGGCTGACCTCGGCTACTCTGAACGGGCGTGTCCGCTGGCTAGCGTCTTTGCCTCAAGGGCCGGAATTAGTTGCCTCAGTCCTGCTGTCTAGCGGGATGGTAGCACTGGGGTTTTACCTGATGCGCCGCTTCGCTCCCGATACGTCTGGTAGCGGCATTCCCCAAATTGAAGGCTGGCTAGCCGGTTTTTTCTCACTGTTCTGGTGGCGGGTGTTGCCGGTGAAATTTCTCGCTGGCATTTTGACCCTCGGCAGTGGCATGGTCATGGGTCGCGAAGGCCCGACGATTCAAATGGGCGGTGCGATCGGTCAGATGGTCTCGGACTGGTTTCGAGCTTCAACCGAGCAAGCGCGGGTGCTGGTGGCAGCGAGTGCTGGGGCTGGTTTAGCAACTGCTTTCAATGCACCCTTAGCCGGAATCGTCTTCGTTTTTGAAGAAATGCGGCCCACCTTTCAGAATCGCCTGAGAGCTTATCAGGCCGTGACGATCGCCTGCATTACCGCGACGATTGGTCTCCAGCTCCTACTCGGCAAAGGACCCACGATTGAGCTGGCGCAGTTTGGGGCGCCGCCCCTCTCCTCTCTCTGGGTGTTTGTGCTGCTGGGGCTGGCTTGTGGAGCGATCGGCTATAGCTTTAACCGGCTGCTGGTCTGGAGTCTCAACTGCTTTGCCACCCTCCATGGACTGCCCCTGCGGCTAACAGGGCTGGGCGTTGGTGGTTTCATTGGCTTGGTCAGCTGGCTCTATCCTCCCGCAACCAACAGTGGCGAAAATCTGGTGCTTTGGGCGTTTGATACGGTCGAGCCGATCCACACATTGCTGTTACTGTGCAGCCTGCGATTTGCCCTGACGCTCCTCTGTTATGGCTCCGGCGCACCGGGCGGGATCTTTGCTCCACTGCTCTCGATCGCTACTTTGTTTTCTCTAGGATTGGGGCAATTAACGATCGACTGGTTGCCAGGATTATTGCTGCCGCCGGAGGTACTTGCGATCGCGGGGATGGGAGCATTCGTTGCGGCCACCATTCAGTCACCGCTGACCGCCATTTTGTTAACGACTGAAATTACCAGTAACTATCAACTCATCCTGCCGATCATGGTGAGTTGCTCGGCAGCAACCCTGATCGCTCATGGACTGGGCAGCCGCCCCATCTATACGGTCTTGCTCGAACGGCAACTGGCTAAGGCAGGGATTGCTGTGCCAACACCGAAGGCTCAGAATGGGGCGATCGATCTTTAG
- the argS gene encoding arginine--tRNA ligase, with the protein MAAPLAQLRDRFQAALAASFGPEWAATDPLLVPATNPKFGDYQSNVAMSLAKQLGQPPRAIAETLVQNLNLADLCEPPAIAGPGFINFTLQPSYLVAQLQQLQTDERLGIQPVSPPQRVIVDFSSPNIAKEMHVGHLRSTIIGDSIARVLEFQGHEVLRLNHVGDWGTQFGMLIAFLQEQYPQALSQPDALDISDLVAFYKQAKARFDEDPSFQETARQRVVDLQSGEATARQAWQLLCDQSRREFQKIYDRLDIQLEERGESFYNPYLPAIVEDLRRLGLLVEDQGAQCVFLEGFQNKEGQPLPLIVQKSDGGYNYATTDLAALRYRLGQDQAQRIIYVTDSGQANHFAQVFQVAQRAGWLPAAAQIEHVPFGLVQGEDGKKLKTRAGDTVRLRDLLDEAVDRARTDLTTRIAAEERSETPEFIEAVAQAVGLGAVKYADLSQNRNSNYIFSFDKMLALQGNTAPYLLYAYVRIQGIARKGGIDFAQLDPVAAELTEPTERSLAKQVLQLGEVLDEVARDLLPNRLCSYLFELSQTFNQFYDRCPILNAEEPQRTSRLLLCDLTARTLKLGLSLLGISVLERM; encoded by the coding sequence ATGGCTGCCCCTCTCGCGCAACTTCGCGATCGCTTTCAAGCGGCATTGGCCGCGAGCTTTGGTCCCGAGTGGGCAGCGACGGATCCTCTGCTTGTGCCCGCCACCAATCCTAAGTTCGGCGACTATCAGTCGAATGTGGCAATGTCTTTGGCGAAGCAACTTGGCCAACCACCTCGGGCGATCGCAGAAACCCTTGTTCAAAATCTTAATCTGGCCGATCTCTGTGAACCGCCTGCGATCGCGGGGCCGGGCTTCATCAACTTCACGCTGCAGCCGTCCTATTTAGTTGCGCAACTGCAACAACTGCAGACGGATGAACGGCTAGGGATTCAACCGGTCAGCCCACCGCAGCGCGTGATCGTCGACTTTTCTAGCCCCAACATTGCCAAGGAAATGCATGTTGGTCACCTGCGATCGACGATTATTGGTGACAGTATTGCGCGGGTGCTGGAGTTCCAAGGCCATGAGGTGCTGCGGCTCAACCACGTCGGCGATTGGGGCACCCAGTTTGGCATGTTGATTGCCTTCCTGCAGGAGCAATATCCGCAGGCCCTCAGTCAGCCAGATGCACTGGATATCAGTGACTTGGTAGCGTTCTACAAACAGGCCAAGGCGCGCTTTGACGAAGACCCGAGCTTCCAAGAGACGGCTCGGCAGCGCGTGGTCGATCTGCAGTCGGGTGAAGCTACGGCGCGTCAGGCATGGCAGTTGCTTTGCGATCAATCGCGGCGCGAATTTCAGAAAATCTACGATCGCCTCGATATTCAGCTCGAAGAACGGGGTGAGAGCTTCTACAATCCCTATCTGCCAGCGATCGTTGAAGACCTGCGGCGACTGGGTCTGCTGGTGGAAGACCAGGGCGCACAATGCGTGTTTCTGGAGGGCTTCCAGAACAAAGAAGGTCAGCCCTTGCCGCTGATTGTCCAGAAAAGTGACGGTGGCTATAACTACGCCACGACGGATTTGGCAGCACTGCGTTATCGCCTGGGTCAAGATCAGGCCCAGCGGATTATCTACGTTACGGATTCGGGGCAGGCCAATCACTTTGCCCAAGTTTTCCAAGTGGCGCAACGAGCGGGTTGGTTGCCAGCGGCTGCGCAGATTGAGCATGTCCCTTTTGGGCTAGTGCAGGGAGAAGACGGTAAAAAGCTGAAAACTCGCGCTGGTGACACGGTCCGTCTGCGGGATCTGCTAGATGAAGCGGTCGATCGGGCTCGCACGGATCTGACGACCCGCATTGCTGCTGAAGAGCGATCGGAAACCCCGGAATTTATTGAAGCCGTGGCGCAAGCGGTTGGTCTTGGCGCGGTGAAGTACGCTGACCTTAGCCAGAACCGCAACAGCAACTACATCTTTAGCTTTGACAAGATGCTGGCGCTGCAAGGCAATACGGCGCCTTATCTGCTCTACGCCTACGTGCGGATTCAGGGCATTGCTCGCAAAGGTGGCATTGATTTTGCGCAACTGGATCCCGTGGCTGCAGAGCTGACGGAACCCACTGAGCGATCGCTGGCGAAGCAAGTGTTGCAACTAGGTGAAGTCCTAGATGAAGTCGCCCGCGACCTGCTGCCAAATCGCCTTTGCAGCTATCTGTTTGAACTGAGCCAAACCTTCAACCAGTTCTACGATCGCTGCCCAATTCTCAACGCGGAAGAACCCCAGCGCACCAGCCGTCTATTGCTCTGCGACTTGACGGCACGAACTCTCAAGCTAGGCCTATCGCTGCTGGGAATCTCGGTGCTGGAGCGGATGTAA
- the tatC gene encoding twin-arginine translocase subunit TatC: MSLFDHLEELRQRLFYSVAAVAVSAIACFVGVRPLVAFLERPAQGIRFLQLSPGEFFFVSIKVAGYSGLLLASPIILYHVIRFVLPGLTRRERRILTPVVLGSSVLFWAGLGFAYWLLIPAALNFFASYGADVVEQIWSIERYFEFVLLLLFSTGLAFQVPVVQLILGALGIVDARRMLAGWRYVLLAAVVLGAVLTPSTDPLTQSLLAGAVTALYLFGTVLVKFLCSDRPEEEVSVEG, translated from the coding sequence ATGTCGTTGTTCGATCACCTCGAAGAACTGCGGCAGCGTCTGTTTTACAGTGTGGCAGCGGTGGCGGTGAGTGCGATCGCCTGCTTCGTCGGCGTGCGTCCGCTGGTGGCATTTTTGGAGCGCCCCGCCCAAGGGATTCGCTTCCTGCAGCTTTCACCTGGCGAGTTCTTCTTTGTTTCGATCAAAGTCGCAGGCTACAGCGGCCTCTTGTTGGCCAGCCCAATCATCCTCTACCACGTCATCCGCTTTGTTTTGCCCGGGCTCACCCGACGTGAACGACGCATCCTCACACCCGTGGTCTTAGGCTCCTCGGTGCTGTTTTGGGCGGGTTTGGGCTTTGCTTACTGGCTATTGATTCCAGCAGCACTCAACTTTTTTGCCAGTTACGGCGCGGATGTCGTCGAGCAAATTTGGTCGATCGAGCGCTACTTCGAGTTTGTGCTGTTGCTGTTGTTCAGCACGGGCCTGGCGTTTCAGGTTCCCGTGGTGCAGCTCATTTTAGGTGCACTGGGAATTGTGGATGCCCGGCGTATGCTGGCGGGCTGGCGCTATGTACTGCTGGCTGCTGTCGTTCTGGGCGCCGTGCTAACGCCTTCGACCGATCCACTGACCCAAAGCTTGCTGGCCGGCGCCGTAACAGCGCTCTATTTGTTTGGAACTGTTCTGGTGAAATTCCTCTGCAGCGATCGCCCTGAAGAAGAAGTCTCGGTCGAGGGTTAG
- a CDS encoding cyclin-dependent kinase inhibitor 3 family protein produces MTLAPGRKSQGLIGQWDRDLITDLERLKHHYLCDRLVSLIEDHELVAIGIPTLYEAVRQQGIALSRLAIVDGGTPTDLETYQLLITDLIQALSARETIVIHCHAGLGRTGMLAASILVTKGQPPEAAIAAVRALRPRAIETHAQEQIIYKIAAKI; encoded by the coding sequence ATGACCCTCGCTCCAGGACGTAAAAGTCAGGGTCTCATCGGTCAGTGGGATCGTGATTTGATCACGGATCTCGAACGTCTCAAGCATCACTATCTCTGCGATCGCCTCGTTTCCCTCATTGAAGACCACGAACTTGTAGCGATAGGAATTCCTACACTCTACGAAGCAGTCCGGCAGCAGGGGATTGCGCTCTCACGTCTAGCCATTGTCGATGGCGGAACACCGACTGACTTAGAGACTTATCAATTACTCATTACAGATTTAATTCAAGCGCTATCTGCGAGGGAAACGATTGTCATTCACTGTCATGCAGGTCTGGGGCGTACGGGTATGTTGGCTGCATCTATTCTAGTCACCAAAGGACAACCCCCTGAAGCCGCGATCGCAGCCGTACGAGCACTTCGTCCACGAGCGATCGAAACTCATGCTCAAGAACAAATCATTTACAAAATTGCAGCGAAAATCTAG
- a CDS encoding M14 family metallopeptidase gives MLNFACDRFYRYDELTQLLQDCAAAYPQLLKLESLGKSHEGRELWLLRITDYSKGDDTEKPALWIDGNIHATELAASSACLHFLQVLLRGFEQGNPVVQRCLQRCTIYLCPRQNPDGAELALADQPQFLRSSTRPYPLRDRDSSGLQEADIDGDGRILLMRIPDPHGAWKVHPQEPRLLVRRDPVETGGQYYRVLPEGLIQDYDGDLIPLQPRQQGLDLNRNYPIDWRPEHEQLGAGPFPASEPEVQAVVKFLSDRTNLFAAISFHTFSGVLLRPYSHKPDDTFPVADLRAYEVIGKAGEEQTGYPAIGVYDNFRYHPKEITTGVFDDWAYDHLGLFAWTVEIWSPQKAAGIEKYDWIDWFREHPVEDDLKFLEWNDRELEGKGFIDWYPFEHPQLGPLELGGWDDLHTWRNPPQKFLQAELDRFPQWLLWQLQIAPQLEVIRAEVQALGDRLYKVKFVLQNSGWLPTYISQKALERHLVDPLVAELQLPEGIELCQGKARQELGQLEGRSQKGVMPEADPTSDRAKAEWIIRGDRGQVITIEARHPRAGKLQQQLTLN, from the coding sequence ATGCTGAACTTTGCTTGCGATCGCTTCTATCGCTATGACGAGCTGACTCAACTCCTGCAGGATTGTGCAGCTGCCTACCCTCAATTGCTGAAGTTGGAGTCTTTAGGCAAAAGCCATGAAGGACGAGAGCTTTGGCTGCTGCGAATCACGGACTACAGCAAAGGCGATGATACGGAGAAACCAGCCCTCTGGATTGATGGCAATATTCACGCCACCGAGCTAGCAGCTTCTAGTGCATGTCTGCACTTTTTGCAGGTGTTGTTGCGAGGATTTGAGCAAGGTAATCCGGTCGTTCAACGCTGTCTACAACGCTGCACCATTTATTTATGTCCGCGCCAAAATCCTGATGGTGCTGAGTTAGCCCTCGCCGATCAGCCTCAGTTTCTGCGATCGAGTACGAGACCCTATCCCTTGCGCGATCGCGATTCTAGTGGCTTGCAAGAAGCCGATATTGATGGTGATGGCCGCATTCTGTTGATGCGCATTCCCGATCCGCATGGGGCTTGGAAAGTCCATCCGCAGGAACCACGCCTATTGGTTCGTCGCGATCCAGTTGAGACTGGAGGTCAGTACTATCGAGTGCTGCCAGAAGGATTGATTCAAGACTACGACGGCGATTTAATTCCCTTGCAACCCCGTCAGCAGGGCTTAGATCTCAATCGCAATTACCCGATCGATTGGCGACCGGAGCATGAGCAACTGGGAGCAGGACCTTTCCCCGCTTCGGAACCAGAAGTACAAGCTGTCGTCAAATTTTTGAGCGATCGCACCAATCTATTCGCAGCGATTTCTTTCCATACATTTAGTGGTGTATTACTGCGTCCCTACAGTCATAAACCAGATGATACTTTCCCGGTTGCAGATCTGCGGGCTTATGAAGTGATTGGCAAAGCGGGTGAAGAACAAACCGGCTATCCGGCGATCGGGGTTTATGATAACTTCCGCTATCATCCCAAGGAGATTACGACTGGCGTTTTTGATGACTGGGCCTACGATCATCTAGGGCTATTTGCTTGGACAGTCGAGATTTGGAGCCCGCAGAAGGCCGCTGGTATCGAAAAATACGACTGGATTGATTGGTTCCGTGAGCATCCAGTTGAAGACGACTTAAAGTTCCTAGAGTGGAACGATCGCGAGTTAGAAGGCAAAGGCTTTATTGACTGGTATCCCTTTGAGCATCCGCAGTTAGGACCGCTGGAACTCGGCGGTTGGGATGACTTGCACACTTGGCGCAATCCGCCCCAAAAGTTTCTGCAAGCCGAACTCGATCGCTTTCCGCAATGGTTGCTCTGGCAGCTCCAAATTGCGCCGCAGCTCGAAGTGATTAGGGCTGAAGTTCAAGCCTTGGGTGATCGCCTCTATAAAGTCAAGTTCGTGTTACAAAATAGTGGTTGGTTGCCAACTTACATCAGTCAAAAGGCTCTGGAGCGGCATTTAGTTGATCCGCTCGTTGCAGAACTCCAGCTTCCCGAGGGTATCGAACTCTGCCAAGGTAAAGCACGGCAAGAGCTAGGGCAATTGGAAGGGCGATCGCAAAAAGGCGTGATGCCCGAGGCCGATCCCACCAGCGATCGCGCTAAAGCAGAGTGGATTATTCGGGGCGATCGCGGTCAAGTGATCACGATCGAAGCTCGTCACCCGCGCGCAGGTAAATTGCAGCAACAACTGACCTTGAACTGA